The Medicago truncatula cultivar Jemalong A17 chromosome 4, MtrunA17r5.0-ANR, whole genome shotgun sequence genome includes a region encoding these proteins:
- the LOC25492506 gene encoding U-box domain-containing protein 13, protein MEGEKVNVVIDLVNEIANISDFRPMVKKQYCNLARRLKLLIPLFEEIRDMKDSIPNDTSKALVLFKDALDSAKELLRFGCEGSKIYMVLERDRIMNNFYEVTARLEQSLDGISYDKLDISDEVKEQVELVLTQFRRAKGRVDEPDAKLYEDMSFLYNNSSDAAIDPAVLSQLADKLQLMGIADLTQESLALHEMVAVSGGDPGARIEKMSMLLKKIKDHVQIENLVKDDTKTAKGVSAGFYELGENDANHQAPAIPSDFKCPISLELMMDPVIVSTGQTYERSCIEKWLQDGHGTCPKTQQSLTSTVLTPNYVLRSLIEQWCEANGIEPPKRPSTSEPSKSASACTPAERSKIESLIQKLTSGGPEDQRSAAGEIRLLAKRNADNRVAIAEAGAIPLLVGLLSVPDSRTQEHAVTALLNLSIYESNKGSIVSSGAVPGIVHVLKRGSMEARENAAATLFSLSVIDENKVTIGSSGAISPLVTLLSEGTQRGKKDAATALFNLCIYQGNKGKAVRAGVIPTLMRLLTEPSGGMVDEALAILAILASHPEGKAAIGAAEAVPVLVKFIGNGSPRNKENAAAVLVHLCSGDRQYIAQAQELGVMAPLLELAQNGTDRGKRKATQLIERMSRIREQEQHEVPTQTELQAQNDDIHPPLIINLDIDT, encoded by the exons ATGGAAGGTGAAAAAGTAAACGTGGTGATTGATTTGGTGAACGAGATAGCGAACATCTCAGACTTCAGACCTATGGTGAAAAAGCAATATTGTAACTTAGCACGAAGGTTGAAGCTGTTGATTCCTTTGTTTGAGGAAATTAGAGATATGAAAGATTCGATTCCGAATGATACTTCAAAAGCGTTGGTTTTGTTTAAAGATGCTCTTGATTCAGCTAAGGAACTTCTCAGATTTGGTTGTGAAGGAAGCAAGATTTATAtg GTCCTTGAGAGGGACCGGATCATGAATAATTTCTATGAGGTGACAGCTCGGTTGGAACAATCACTGGATGGAATTTCCTATGATAAACTTGACATATCAGATGAAGTTAAAGAGCAG GTTGAACTGGTTCTTACTCAGTTCAGAAGAGCCAAAGGGAGAGTTGATGAACCGGATGCCAAGTTGTATGAAGATATGTCATTTCTTTACAACAATAGCAGTGATGCAGCTATAGATCCAGCTGTGCTAAGTCAATTAGCAGACAAATTGCAATTGATGGGAATAGCCGATCTTACACAAGAATCACTCGCTTTGCATGAGATGGTGGCAGTAAGTGGTGGGGATCCAGGGGCGCGCATTGAGAAGATGTCAATGTTATTGAAGAAGATAAAGGATCACGTGCAAATAGAAAACCTAGTGAAGGATGATACCAAAACAGCAAAAGGCGTTTCTGCAGGATTTTACGAACTAGGGGAAAATGACGCGAATCATCAAGCCCCTGCTATTCCCAGTGATTTTAAATGTCCGATTTCCTTGGAATTGATGATGGATCCTGTCATTGTTTCAACAGGACAG ACTTATGAGCGTTCTTGTATTGAGAAGTGGTTGCAAGACGGGCATGGGACGTGCCCAAAAACACAGCAGAGTCTTACCAGTACTGTTCTCACACCCAACTATGTCTTACGAAGCCTGATAGAACAATGGTGTGAAGCCAATGGCATAGAGCCACCAAAACGACCCAGCACTTCTGAGCCGAGTAAATCAGCATCAGCCTGCACCCCAGCTGAGCGAAGTAAGATTGAAAGTCTTATCCAAAAGCTCACATCCGGAGGTCCCGAAGACCAGAGATCAGCTGCCGGAGAGATCCGGCTTCTAGCAAAACGCAATGCAGATAACCGTGTAGCTATTGCTGAAGCTGGTGCAATCCCTCTCCTTGTTGGTCTCCTCTCCGTGCCAGACTCTCGAACTCAAGAGCATGCTGTTACAGCACTTCTGAATCTCTCAATATATGAGAGTAACAAAGGAAGCATTGTTTCTTCCGGAGCAGTTCCAGGCATAGTTCATGTGCTGAAAAGGGGAAGCATGGAAGCTCGGGAAAACGCAGCAGCAACACTTTTCAGCCTTTCAGTTATCGATGAAAATAAGGTTACAATTGGTTCTTCAGGAGCGATATCGCCGCTGGTGACACTGCTGAGTGAGGGTACCCAAAGGGGTAAGAAAGATGCTGCAACTGCACTCTTCAATTTGTGCATTTATCAGGGAAACAAGGGAAAAGCAGTGAGGGCCGGTGTTATTCCGACGCTGATGCGATTGCTGACAGAACCTAGCGGGGGAATGGTGGATGAAGCATTGGCAATTTTGGCAATTTTGGCTAGTCATCCTGAAGGGAAAGCTGCCATTGGTGCTGCAGAGGCAGTGCCGGTTTTGGTAAAGTTTATCGGGAATGGATCCCCAAGGAACAAAGAGAACGCAGCCGCGGTTTTAGTGCACCTTTGTTCTGGAGATCGACAATATATAGCACAGGCACAAGAGCTAGGGGTGATGGCTCCATTGTTGGAATTGGCTCAAAATGGCACGGACAGAGGCAAAAGAAAGGCAACACAATTGATAGAGCGTATGAGCAGGATCCGTGAGCAGGAGCAGCATGAAGTTCCGACACAAACTGAACTTCAAGCTCAGAACGATGATATCCATCCACCTTTGATCATTAACCTCGATATTGACACCTAA
- the LOC25492507 gene encoding E3 ubiquitin-protein ligase RNF144A, whose amino-acid sequence MEGTSPSSTADDFYFSAIHDKEIFRISEETYAEELQIQEALLFSTLMSNTTIDVKNEIQVVDAKVDLKQKQKEAFVGESSSSSSQLKQSYCAICMEAKPVEEMFQNQKCSHSFCEDCLGRYLAAKIQESISMVKCPDPKCNDILEPHDCCSILPKDVFDRWENALCENMVLGSQKFYCPFNDCSAMLLNDEKGIVTASECPHCHRLFCAQCKVSWHIGVDCKEFLSLKDGERGREDLMAMELAKNKRWKRCPKCGFYVEKIVGLFAMLGDIDFQCVFVL is encoded by the exons ATGGAGGGAACTTCACCATCCTCTACAGCAGATGATTTCTACTTCTCAGCCATTCATGATAAAGAAATTTTTCGAATATCTGAAGAGACATATGCAGAGGAATTACAAATACAAGAAGCATTATTATTTTCCACTCTTATGTCAAATACTACTATAGATGTAAAAAATGAAATCCAAGTAGTGGATGCAAAAGTTGATCTCAAACAGAAGCAGAAAGAGGCTTTTGTAGGTGaatcttcttcgtcttcttctcAGTTGAAACAATCCTACTGTGCTATTTGTATGGAAGCTAAACCCGTTGAAGAAATGTTCCAGAACCAAAAATGTTCACATTCTTTCTGTGAAGATTGTCTTGGAAGATATCTAGCTGCAAAAATTCAAGAGAGTATATCAATGGTAAAATGTCCTGATCCAAAATGCAATGATATTTTGGAGCCTCATGATTGTTGTTCAATTTTACCAAAGGATGTGTTTGATAGATGGGAAAATGCACTTTGTGAGAATATGGTGTTAGGTTCACAGAAATTTTATTGTCCTTTTAATGATTGTTCAGCTATGTTGTTGAATGATGAAAAGGGAATTGTGACTGCTTCGGAATGTCCACATTGTCATAGATTGTTCTGTGCACAATGTAAGGTTTCATGGCACATAGGTGTTGATTGTAAAGAGTTTCTAAGCTTGAAAGATGGTGAGCGAGGGAGGGAAGATCTAATGGCCATGGAACTTGCTAAGAACAAGAGATGGAAAAGATGTCCAAAGTGTGGCTTCTATGTGGAAAAAATTGTGGGTCTCTTTGCTATGTTAGGTGACATAG ATTTTCAATGCGTTTttgttttgtaa
- the LOC112420984 gene encoding E3 ubiquitin-protein ligase RNF144B, translated as MVKCPDPKCNDILEPHDCSSILPKDVFDRWENSLCENMVLGSQKFYCPFNDCSAMLLNDEKGIVTASECPHCHRLFCAQCKVSWHTGVDCKVFQSLKDGERGMEDLMAMELAKNKRWKRCPKCGFYVEKIVGCTRISCRCGNQFCYGCGSPWNNQSHYACPTQ; from the exons ATGGTAAAATGTCCTGATCCAAAATGCAATGATATTTTGGAGCCTCATGATTGTAGTTCAATTTTACCAAAGGATGTGTTTGATAGATGGGAAAATTCACTTTGTGAGAATATGGTGTTAGGTTCACAGAAATTTTATTGTCCTTTTAATGATTGTTCAGCTATGTTGTTGAATGATGAAAAGGGAATTGTGACTGCTTCGGAATGTCCACATTGTCATAGATTGTTCTGTGCACAATGTAAGGTTTCATGGCACACAGGTGTTGATTGTAAAGTGTTTCAAAGCTTGAAAGACGGCGAGCGAGGGATGGAAGATCTAATGGCCATGGAACTTGCAAAGAACAAGAGATGGAAAAGATGTCCAAAGTGTGGCTTCTATGTGGAAAAAATTGTGGGATGTACTCGCATTTCATGCAG GTGTGGCAATCAATTTTGCTATGGCTGTGGTTCTCCTTGGAATAATCAGTCCCATTATGCATGTCCAACTCAATGA
- the LOC25492508 gene encoding probable E3 ubiquitin-protein ligase RNF144A-A yields MEGTSSSPTTDNETLLDDFDSLALHAEEIFPLFDEEYADEIQLPAVHANVDTETNLKPVESKPAAEMFENQNCSHSFCEGCVGSYLAAKIQENIAMVKCPYPNCNGILEPHNCSTLIPKDVFERWGKALCENMVLDSQKLYCPFNDCSAMLVNDEEEVVTVSECPHCNRLFCAQCKVSWHSGVDCREFQSLEDGERGRKDLMAMELAKNKRWKRCPKCSFYVEKIEGCTRISCRCGNQFCYGCGSTWNTDSHYKCATG; encoded by the exons ATGGAGGGAACTTCATCATCTCCTACAACAGACAATGAAACTTTACTTGATGATTTCGACTCTTTAGCCCTTCATGCTGAAGAGATATTTCCATTATTTGACGAGGAATATGCAGATGAAATACAATTACCTGCGGTGCATGCAAATGTTGATACTGAAACTAACCTCAAACCTGTTGAAT CTAAACCTGCTGCAGAAATGTTCGAAAACCAAAACTGTTCACACTCTTTCTGTGAAGGATGTGTTGGAAGTTATCTAGCTGCAAAAATTCAAGAGAATATAGCAATGGTAAAATGTCCTTATCCAAATTGCAATGGTATATTGGAGCCTCATAATTGTAGCACCCTTATACCAAAGGATGTGTTTGAGAGATGGGGAAAGGCACTTTGTGAGAATATGGTGTTAGATTCACAAAAATTGTACTGTCCTTTTAATGATTGTTCAGCTATGTTGGTGAATGATGAAGAGGAAGTTGTAACCGTTTCTGAGTGTCCTCATTGTAATAGATTATTTTGTGCACAATGTAAGGTTTCATGGCACTCTGGTGTTGATTGTAGAGAGTTTCAAAGCTTGGAAGATGGCGAGCGAGGGAGGAAAGATCTAATGGCCATGGAACTTGCTAAGAACAAGAGATGGAAAAGATGTCCAAAGTGCAGCTTCTATGTGGAGAAAATTGAGGGATGTACTCGCATTTCATGCAG GTGTGGTAATCAATTTTGCTATGGATGTGGATCCACTTGGAATACTGACTCCCATTATAAGTGTGCAACTGGATAG